The following proteins are co-located in the Paralichthys olivaceus isolate ysfri-2021 chromosome 2, ASM2471397v2, whole genome shotgun sequence genome:
- the zmynd10 gene encoding zinc finger MYND domain-containing protein 10 yields MEPVIVPVEAEGFVQSLETFSIRDLGSTRWFRQHEYIEKLNIQAILNASAMHDEFIKELLVSYGKIPLLIREMILVEMWKQKVFPILCQLQDVIPKSTFHLYMVIHHEATIINLLETIMFHKDSCEAADDYMVDLVDYCHRKLTLLASKATRENTAAQYKLTDKTDVPTMEELQIQSAALEFEISLKAVSVLRYVTDHTNSISAINRMLCTHNMPCVLVQLIDCCPWSRFREGELEKYINCKWQKISADDHLKMTKLDGQVWISLLNLLLKEDCQRKYDFNSFNKNQLLKLRGFLTEVLVDQLPNLVELQRFLAHLAVTDPGPPKKELVLEQIPEMWNHIARENSGKWKAIAKYQVKETFNPSENDLRVHAQRLAQTYNLDVMESLLPEKPKCGCCGKEAAKRCSHCQGEWYCNRECQVKHWSKHKKACQLMAEATEKIQRDLNISS; encoded by the exons ATGGAGCCTGTGATTGTTCCTGTCGAAGCTGAAGGGTTCGTTCAGAGTCTGGAAACTTTCTCCATCAGGGACCTGGGCTCTACGAG GTGGTTCAGACAGCATGAGTACATCGAGAAACTTAACATACAAGCGATACTGAATGCCTCTGCCATGCACGATGAGTTCATCAAGGAGCTGCTGGTGTCGTATGGAAAG ATCCCCCTCCTGATCCGTGAGATGATTCTCGTGGAAATGTGGAAGCAGAAAGTGTTCCCTATCTTATGTCAGCTGCAGGACGTCATTCCTAAGAGCACATTTCATCTTTACATGGTG ATCCACCATGAAGCCACAATTATAAACCTCCTGGAAACTATCATGTTTCACAAG GATTCATGTGAGGCAGCGGATGACTATATGGTTGACTTGGTGGATTATTGCCACCGCAAACTCACCCTGCTGGCCAGTAAGGCAACCAGGGAGAACACTGCAGCTCAATACAAGCTGACAGATAAAACAGATGTACCCACTATGGAG GAGTTGCAGATTCAAAGCGCTGCCCTGGAGTTTGAGATCTCGCTGAAGGCTGTTTCTGTGCTGCGCTACGTCACAGATCACACCAACAG tatCAGTGCTATCAATCGCATGCTGTGCACCCATAACATGCCTTGTGTACTCGTTCAGCTGATTGACTGCTGCCCTTGGAGTCGCTTCAGAGAAG GTGAGCTGGAGAAGTACATAAACTGCAAGTGGCAGAAGATTTCTGCGGACGACCATTTAAAGATGACAAAACTTGACGGCCAGGTCTGGATTTCCCTTCTCAATCTGCTGCTGAAGGAAGATTGCCAAAGAAAATATGACTTCAACAGTTTCAACAAGAATCAGCTGCTGAAG CTCCGCGGTTTCTTGACAGAGGTGCTGGTTGATCAGCTGCCAAACTTGGTGGAGCTGCAGCGTTTCCTGGCTCATCTCGCAGTCACAGATCCTGGCCCTCCAAAAAAAGAGCTTGTTTTGGAGCAG ATCCCAGAAATGTGGAACCACATTGCGAGGGAGAACTCAGGGAAGTGGAAGGCAATAGCAAAGTATCAAGTGAAAGAGACATTCAACCCGTCTGAAAATGACCTGAGAGTACATGCACAGAG gtTGGCCCAGACGTACAACTTGGATGTGATGGAGAGTTTACTCCCTGAGAAGCCAAAGTGTGGATGCTGTGGGAAAGAGGCAGCAAAGAGATGCTCTCACTGTCAGGGAGAATGGTACTGTAACAG agAATGTCAGGTGAAGCACTGGTCTAAACACAAGAAAGCGTGTCAGCTCATGGCCGAGGCCACAGAGAAGATCCAGAGGGATCTGAACATCAGCAGCTGA